GATGATCCCTACTTTATTGACCGCAACTTCTGTATTTATTATCGCTTTCATTGCTGCCCCTCCGGTAGATATTGATGGTATTCGTGAACCTGTTTCTGGATCTCTACTTTATGGAAACAATATTATTTCTGGTGCCATTATTCCTACTTCTGCGGCTATAGGTTTGCATTTTTACCCAATATGGGAAGCGGCATCCGTCGATGAATGGTTATACAATGGCGGTCCTTATGAGCTAATTGTTCTACACTTCTTACTTGGTGTAGCTTGTTACATGGGTCGTGAGTGGGAGCTTAGTTTCCGTCTGGGTATGCGCCCTTGGATTGCTGTTGCATATTCAGCTCCTGTTGCAACTGCTACTGCTGTTTTCTTGATCTATCCAATCGGTCAAGGAAGCTTTTCTGATGGTATGCCTCTAGGAATTTCTGGTACTTTCAACTTTATGATTGTATTCCAGGCTGAACACAATATCCTTATGCACCCATTTCATATGTTAGGCGTAGCTGGCGTATTCGGCGGCTCCCTATTCAGTGCTATGCATGGTTCCTTGGTAACCTCGAGTTTGATCAGGGAAACCACAGAAAATGAATCTGCTAATGAAGGTTACATATTCGGTCAAGAGGAAGAAACTTATAATATCGTAGCTGCTCATGGTTATTTTGGCCGATTGATCTTCCAATATGCTAGTTTCAACAACTCTCGTTCTTTACACTTCTTCCTAGCTGCTTGGCCTGTAGTCGGTATTTGGTTCACTGCTTTAGGTATTAGCACTATGGCTTTCAACCTAAATGGTTTCAATTTCAACCAATCTGTAGTTGATAGTCAAGGTCGTGTAATTAATACCTGGGCTGATATTATTAACCGTGCTAATCTTGGTATGGAAGTTATGCATGAACGTTATGCTCATAACTTCCCTCTAGACCTAGCTGCTGTCGAAACTCCATCTATAAATGGATAAGGCTTCGGTCTTAGTATGCCTGAGttcttgaaaataaaaaaaatggagcaaTAACCAATTTCTTGTTCTATCAAGAGGGTTGGCATTGCTCCTTTTTTTTAGTAATCTAATTTTTTGATCGATCGGTTTCTgaagattatatatataatctattCTAGAATGTATTTATTATgtaataattgaaaattcaGTATATGCTCTTCTTAATCTGTTCTATTTAGATTGAAAATATAAGATAGAAGATAGAAAGCTTTTCGTTTTGTgtcttttgtattttttctttttgtagttctattttattcttctttttgtaTCTTAAAAGATCTTTTCGtataagaaatataaaattaaattttaaaaatgctaGAAATGGAAATCCTTGTACCTTCTAACCAATattctaatatttattttattcgttattcaaatactccctccgtcccgtttaagaagggacatatccaaTTTTTGGATGTCCCATATAAGAAGGCCAAATCGTGTTTTCCGCGCTAATTTACATTAATCTTCCATGTTTACCCTTTTAACAATCCTCAAATACACTTAATGAAAATTCAATTAACAAGACAATTGATTTATTATCATTTGTAGTTCCAAAGCACTATGTAGCCATATAAATAGTCACTTTTACTTGTTTTATTAAGTAAACAAAATATTCATATCTAACAACACTTGAAATGGACGcaacaaaaggtgaaactcaAAAACCAGAAACGAACACCTCAGAGAAGAATATGAAAAGGCCAATGCTTGATTTAAATCATCCACCAAAAGAAGATGGTTTCATTTCTCCTGCTCAAGAACAAGACATGGTTATCACTAAAATACTGAAGATTTACATGCCAAAAGCTTTCAAATGAGTCTCCATGGTCAGTATTATCAAATGTGAGAAGattatgtttaaaatgttaagcaAGTAATGATGAGAATTATTATGGTGtagtattattaatatttaaataaagttaatgtttaaatttttggttaattttatttttaatttcgttGTTATATTTGTTGGTATTAATCTGAGTATGAACCGCTCATACAACTCCAGTGAACAATAtccttaaataaataaattaattcaaaatgaTAGCTCTTTGAATCTTTTAACTCCATTCATATTTGAAAAACACTTACAAAAATTTAGATATGAACTTTGGCCTATTCAATCCTATGGCAAAAAATATCCAGCAAGGCCATCACCTGTAATGGATTAATATGGTAAGTATATAGCCATCATGAACTAATATAGTAGTAAGTGAAATTAATTAGCAAAAACATACCTGTTATGTCGAGAAAAGCTTCACTTATTCTTGTGAGGTTTCAATGGCTTGGTTCACAATTATAGGATCGCATTCGATACATTCTGGAAGTTGACCCGCTCGCCTTAACCTTTCTTTACTCATATGTGGAATAGAATAATTAATTCCTCCTTTGAGTTTTATAACCTCAATCATGCAACTTTGCAATGTcaaaaaaacagaatttaaattttcagaAGTTAATTCGTTGAATGCATTTTCAACTACTGTCACAAATTCGTCAATTGTTGTTGGTGCTTGTTCTTGTTGAAGAGATTGGATTGATCTAAAAAAACCAAGATCCAAGACATTCAAATCGGGACTATTAGGAGGTTGAAAACgtaattgaatatcaaaacCATCCTTTCGAGCTTCTTGAAGAAATTTATCGTCGTCGGGCTTTATATGAGGTCTTGCATTGTCCTGTTGAATGAATATGACCCTTGATCTATTTTCAGGCCATTTTGTGCGAATACCAGGCAAAACTTTCTCAATCAAACATTGACGTATTACATCTTTATTCACATTTTCGATGGCCTTTGTTTCTAAGGTTCCAGCAATTCGATTTTTGCTATTTGGTTTTGCCGGTtccttaaaaataaaaggaaaaataccAATCTTACCAGAAAATATTTCATCTGATGTTCTGACGTTCGGTCGAGCAACCGCGGCTAAAAACATGACCTTCGTAATGAACCTTTTACTTTTACAAGTACGTAGCGGTTCAATTTCTTGAGGGTGAAGGTAATATTTTTGTGAAACCTTTGTCAAGTAGAACCATTTCTCATCAATATGCACGTGATCATACATATCAGTAAATAAAGGCCTTGAATTAATAGTACCTTGATTAATCATGTCAATGCAAAATTTCAGCCTCACCTTTTTATTATCTTCAGTTAAAAATGGCTTCAAAGAATTGGAGTGAGCTTTTATTTCACCTTCTTTAATCCGTCTATGGAGCGTTGTTTTTGAAATACTTAAAGCAGTTGACATTCTCCGTATAGTTGTACGATCTCGAAGCGGAATAGAAGAAACTTGATCGAATGTTAATACTACCCGTTTAGAGCGTGCTCGAAGGTTCTTACAAACATCAACCGTTGATTCATTTTCCATGCACCTTTTACCCTTCGACCAAATGTTACTCACAGCTTTTCTATTAACAGAAAATTGTGATGCTACCTGAGATATCGCTCCCTTTTTTATGATTCCATTATTACTCTTCGCAAGTAGAGATTGAAAAATAACATTTCGTTGAGTATTCGTCAAACACTTTCTTGATATACCATCGTTGATAATGTTTTCAGGATCAACATCTTCAGGCGGTACATTATCTTGATAGCTTTCATTGCCACTGTGTTGTTGTTCAAAAGGGATATTTAAGTCTGGAATATAGTTTGGTATTGGTTGACAGGGAATGTTGAAGTGAGGAACATCATTTGGAATTTGGTAAGGAATGTTTAAATCTGGTAAAGAATTGTTGGTAGATGTATTTTCAACttcatttgacattttttttggtaagaaATCAAATCTGGAACAATTTAATTAAGAGAAGGAAATATTTTAGTCATAGAAATTACGTAGGAAAAAAACTGAATATATATGGAGTTTTATCATTGCCAAAACTGATTATGTTAATCAAGCCAAAAATATTGGCGGGtttcctaattttaaatttgcctCCATAAGTTTAACAATATGATTGAGTAACTTCCTTGTTTTTGAAAGCATAAATAGCCTTTCTATATTTGTACAGTAGGGATTCCTATATTTAGAATTCTGCAATGATTTTTTGTGCCATGCATAATTATTCAAATTCTCCAATAACTATCCACTTGCTAGTTTATATTATCAACGTacattatttttaacaaaattaacaattaataagGGTAAATATGGAACAATAAAATGTTGTCttgatttcttaatttgtgtgTAAAATCCATtcgtcccttcttaaacgggacggagttAGTATTTAATAGGATTTTTAATGAGTATCGTATTCGGGGCGGATGTAGCCAAGTGGATCAAGGCAGTGGATTGTGAATCCACCATGCGCGGGTTCAATTCCCGTCATTCGCCCATAGTCATATCATAAAGaaagaataatatatatattattcttttatttagcATAAGTTGAATTtacctctttttttttaatgttaataaaTTCGAAATATCTAAATATCTAATAAATTACTATTCACTATTCAAATATTTagattttccttttaattttaaaaggaaataaaatgaaaaatgaaattcaaattttctttttttttcattaaatattaattatttaggaATCCATACCATAAGATTAACAAATTAACGACGagatttattatcattttttgcATGTCCCCGGAAATTTAGAGTAGGTGCAAATTCTCCCAATTTATGGCCCACCATACGATCTGTTATATAAATAGGTAAATGCTCCTTTCCATTATGGATAGCAATAGTATGACCGATCATCGTGGGTATAATGGTAGATGCCCGGGACCACGTTACTATTATTTCTTTTTCTGCTTTTCTGTTaagcttatttatttttttaataaatgatttgCTACAAAAGGATTTTTTTTAGTGAACGTGTCACAGTGAATTtctcctatttttttttattttgaaaagacgAAAAAACAAATTCTATTTTTTCTCCTATTTACTACGGCGACGAAGAATCAAATTATCACTATATTTATTCctttttctacttcttcttcCAAGTGCAGGATAACCACAAGGGGTTGCGGGTTTTTTCTACCAATCGGGGCCCTCCCTTCACCACCCCCATGGGTATGGTCTACAGGGTTCATAACTACTCCTCTTACTACAGGACGCTTACCTAGCCAACATTTCGATCCGGCTCTACCCAAACTTTTCTGGTTCACCCCAGTATTCCCTACTTGTCCGACTGTTGCTGAGCAGTTTTTGGATATTAAACGAACCTCCCCATAAGGTAATTTTAATGTGGCCGATTTCCCCTCTTTTGCAATCAGTTTCGCTACAGCACCTGCAGCTCTAGCTAATTGTCCACCCTTTCCAAGTGTGATTTCTATGTTATGTATGGCCGTGCCTAAGGGCATATCGGTTGAAGTAGATTCTTCTTTTTGATCAATCAAAACCTCTTCCCAAACTGTACAAGCTTCTTCCAAAGCATACGGCTTTCTGGGTGTAGATGATGATATCTATACAGATGGATCTTATATatcgtaaaatgaaataaagTACTACACGAGTGGATATATAGGAATCAAAATCTGCTGAATCACTCATGTTATGCTCTTCTACATCCTAGGTCTTCCTGTTCCTTCATCTGGCTTATGTTCTTCATGTAGCATTCAGACCGAATGACTCTATGAAATTACGTCGATACTTCCACATATTAGGGGTAACGTAGGAGACATTTCTATTTTTTCCCCGGGGAATCTTTAGAATTACCACTGCTTAGCTTTCAATTCGCCTCTGACCATCAAATGAAATGTGAATAACCCGTCCTCCTCTCTTTGAAACAAGGGGTGCTTCTGGTTCTGTCGGTGCTTGAAACAATTTTGTCTTCTCCATATTACTATATCTCTAGAGTCAATAATTTTCTATGAGGAACTACTGAACTCAATCACTTGCTGCCGTTACTCTTCAGTTTTCTGTTGAGGTCTATCCTGTAGAGGTATTCAATTTGGATCAGTGATTGATTTCTAGGTTTCTTCGTAAACCTAATTGGTTACTTCCAATTACGTAAATCAATAGTTCAAACCGCACTCAAAGGTAGggcatttctcatttttatagGAACTTCTGTACCAGAAAGAATGGTATCTCCAATTATAGCCCCTCTGGGATGTAAAATATATCTCTTCTCACCATCCCCATAGTGTATGAGACAAATGTATGCATTTCGATTAGGGTCGTATTCTATGGTTACGATTCTGCCATATATGTCTTTTTCATTCCGTCGAAAATCGATTTTACGGTATAGACGCTTATGACCTCCCCCTCTATGCCTTGCGGTAATGATTCCTCTGGCATTACGGCCTTTACCACAATGATGCTGTCCATAGATCAAATTATTTCGTGTATTTCGTGTATTGGATTTCACTTGACTGTCTACGGCTCCATTGCGTGTACTCGGGGTAGAAGTTTTGTATAAATGTATCGCCATGCTATTAAGTATTTTGATTTAAGCTCTTTTCTTTCTAAGAGGTGGAATAGAATAACCCGGTTGAAGAGTAATGATCATACGTCTGTAATGCATTGTATGTCCCATAATAGGTCTCATTCTTCTACCCTTTCCCGGGAGTCGATGGCTATTCATAGCTATTACCTTGACACCAAAGAAGAGTTTGACCCAATGCTTTATTTCTATCCTAGTTGATCCTGATTCGACATTAAAAGTATATTGATTTTTCCCCAATAACCGAATACTTTTGTCTGTAAATACTGCATATTTGATTCCATCCATAAATCTATTTTCTTCCCTATGAGTTCTAGTCTCAATAAGAATGCTAGTTCTTACTGTTCATATGTTATGATATGAAAATACCACACCAATTCGTTATGTATGGATGATGAGATTTCATTGATACAGAGCCAATTCCAATAGACTTATTGGAGGGTCCCTTTGGCATGCATCCAGTTGGAATTGAACCTACGAATTCGCCAATTATGAGTTGGGCGCTTTAACCATTCAGCCATGGATGCTTAGCGGGGATCCTCGTACATGGTGAATAACCAAATtccaattgaaatgaaatcttTAGGATAAATCAATGCAATTTAGGAGGAATCAATGAAAGGACATCAATTCAAATCCTGGATTTTCGAATTGAGAGAGATATTGAGAGAGATCCAGAATTCTCACTATTTCTTAGTTTCATGGACCCAATTCAATTCCGTGGGATCTTTCATTCACATTTTTTTCCATCAAGAACGTTTTATAAAACTCTTGGACTTCCGAATTTGGAGTATCTTACTTTCACGCAATTCACAGGGTTCAACAAGCAATCGATATTTCACGATCAAGGGTGTAGTACTATTTGTAGTAATGGTCCTTATATATCGTATTAACAATCGAAAGATGGTCGAAAGAAAAAATCTCTCTTTGACAGGGCTTCTTCCTATACCTATGAATTCTATTGGACCCAGAAAGGATACATTGGAAGAATCCTTTTGGTCTTCCAATATCAATAGGTTGATTGTTTCGCTCCTGTATCTTCCAAAAGGAAAAAAGATCTTTGAGAGCTCTTTCCTGGATCCGAAAGAGAGTACTTGGGTTTTCCCAATAACTAAAAAGTGTACCATGTCTGAATCTAACTGGGGTTCGCGGTGGTGGAGGAATTGGATCGGAAAAAAGAGGGATTCTAGTTGTAAGATATCTAATGAAACCGTCGCTGGAATTGAGATCTCATTCAAAGAAAAAGATATCAAATATCTGGagtttctttttatatattatatggaTGATCCGATCCGCAAGGACCATGATTGGGAATTGTTCGATCGTCTTTCTCAGAGGAAGGGGCGAAACAGAATCAACTTGAATTCGGGACAGCTATTCGAAATCTTAGTGAAAGACTGGATTTTTTATCTCATGTTTGCTTTTCgtgaaaaaatatcaattgaagtGGAGGGTTTCTTCAAACAACAAGGAGCTGGGTCAACTATTCAATCAAATGATATTGATCAATCAAATGATATTGAGCATGTTTCCCATCTCTTCTCGAGAAAGAAGTGGGTTATTTCTTTGTAAAATTGTGCTCAATTTCATATGTGGCAATTCCGCCAAGATCTTTTCGTTAGTTGGGGGAATAATCCGCACGAATCAGATTTTTTGAGGAACATATCGAGAGAGAATTGGATTTGGTTAGACAATGTGTGGTTGGTAAACAAAGATCGGTTTTTAAGTAAGGCACGGAATATATCGTCAAATATTCAATATGATTCCACAAGATCTAGTTTCGTTCAAGGAAGGAATTCTAGCCAATGGAAGGGATCTTCTGATCAATCCAGAGATCATTTCGATTCCATTAGTAATGAGGATTCGGAATATCACACATTGATCAATCAAAGAAAAATTCAACAACTAAAAGAAAGATCGATTCTTTGGGATCCTTCCTTTCTTCAAACGGAACGAACAGAGATAGAATCAGACCGATTCCCTAAATGCCTTTCTGGATATTCCTCAATGTCCCGGCTATTCATGGAAGGTGAGAAGGAGATGAATAATCATCTGCTTCTGGAAGAAATCGAAGAATTTCTTGGGAATCCTACAAGATCCATTCGTTCTTTTTTCTCTGACAGATCGTCAGAACTTCATCTGGGTTCGAATCCTACGGAGAGGTCCACTACAGATCAGAAATTGTTGAAGAAAGAGCAAGATGTTTCTTTTGTCCCTTCCAGGCGATCGGAAAATAAAGAAATAGTTAATATATTCAAGATAATAACGTATTTACAAAATACCATCTCAATTCATCCTATTTCACCAGATCCGGGATGTGATATGGTTCTGAAGGATGAACTGGATATGGACAGTTCCAATAAGATTTCTTTCTTGAACAAAAATccattttttgatttatttcatctaTTCCATGATCGgaacggggggggggggggatacACGTTACACCGCGATTTTGAATCAGAAGAGAGATTTCAAGAAATGGCGGATTTATTCATTCTATCAATAAACGAGTCGGATCTGGTGTATCATAAGGGATTTACCTTTTTTATTGATTCCTACGGATTGGATCAAAAACAATTCTTGAATGAGGTATTCAACTCCAGGGATGAATCGAAAAAGAAATCTTTATTGGTTCTACCTCCTATTTATTATGAAGAGAATGAATCTTTTTATCGAAGGATCAGAAAAAAATGGGTCCGGATCTCCTGCGGGAATGATTTGGAAGatccaaaacaaaaaatagtGGTATTTGCTAGCAACAACATAATGGAGGCAGTCAATCAATATGGATTGATCCTAAATCTGATTCAAATCCAATATAGTACCTATGGGTACATAAGAAATGTATTgactcaattctttttaatgaATCGATCCGATCGCAACTTCGAATATGGAATTCAAAGGGATCCAATAGGAAATGATACTCTGAATCAGAGAACTATAATGAATATACGATCAACCAAAATTTATCGAATTTGAAACAGAGTCAGAAGAAATGGTTCGATCCTCTTATTTTTCTTTCTGGAACCGAGAGATCCATGAATTGGGATCCTAATGCATATAGATACAAATGGTTTAATGAGAGCAAGAATTTCCAGGAACATTTGGAACATTTCATTTCTGAGCAGAAGAACCGTTTTCTTTTTCAAGTAGTGTTCGATCGATTACGTATTAATCAATATTCGATTGATTGGTCTGAGGTTATCGACAAAAAAGATTTGTCTAAGTCACTTCGTTTCTTTTTGTCCAAGTTACTTCTTTTTTTGTCCAAGTTTCTTCTCTTTTTGTCTAACTAACTTCCTTTTTTCTTTGTGAGTTTCGGGAATATTCCCATTCATAGGTCCGAAATCCATATCTATGAATTGAAAGGTCCGAATGATCCACTCTGCAATCAGCATGATCCACTCTGCAATCAGCTGTTAGAACCCATAGGTCTTCAAATCGTTCATTTGAAAAAGGGAAACCCTTCTTATTGGATGATCATGATACTTCCCAAAAATCGAATTTTTTGATTAATGGAGGAACAATATCACCATTTTTGTTCAATAAGATGCCAAAGTGCATGATTGACTCATTCCATACTAGAAATAATCGCAGGAAATCTTTTGATAACACGGATTCCTATTTCTCAATGATATCCCAGGATCAAGACAATTGGCTGAATCCCGTGAaaccattttataaaagttCATTGATATCTTCTTTTTATAAAGCAAATCGACTTCGATTCTTGAATAATCTACACCACTTTTGCTTCTATTGTAACAAAAGATTCCCCTTTTTTGTGGAAAAGGCTCGTATCAAGAATTATGATTTTACGTATGGACAATTCCTCAATATCTTGTTCATTCGCAACAAAATATTTTGTTTGTGCGGCGGTAAAAAAAACATGCTTTTTTGGAGAGAGATACTATTTCACCAATCGAGTCACAAGTATCTAACATATTCATACCTAATGATTTTCCACAAAGTGGTAACGAAAGGTATAACTTGTACAAATCTTTCCATTTTCCAATTCGATCCGATCCATTCGTTCATAGAGCTATTTATTAGATCGCAGACATTTCTGGAACACCTCTAACAGAGGGACAAATAGTCAATTTTGAAAGAACTTATTGTCAACCTCTTTCGGATATGAATCTATCTGATTCAGAAGGGAAGAACTTGCATCAGTATCTCAATTTCAATTCAAACATAGGTTTGATTCACACTCCATGTTCTAAGAAATATTTACCATCCAAAAAGAGGAAAAAACGGAGTCTTTGTCTAAAGAAATGTGTTGAAAAAGGGCAGATGTATAGAACCTTTCAACGGGATAGTGCTTTTTCGACTCTCTCAAAATGGAATCTATTCCAAACATATATGCCATGGTTCCTTACTTCGACAGGGTACAAATTTCTAAATTTGCTATTTTTAGATACCTTTTCGGACCTATTACCGATACTAAGTAGCAGTCAAAAATTTGTATCCATTTTTCATGATATTATGCATGGATCAGATATATCATGGCGAATTCTTCAGAAAAAAATTGTGTCTTACACAATGGAATCTGATAAGTGAGATTTCGAGTAAGTGTTTACATAATCTTCTTCTGTCCGAAGAAATGATTCATCGAAATAATGAGCCACCATTGATATCGACCCATCTGAGATCGCCAAATGTTCGGGAGTTCCTCTATGCAATCCTTTTCCTTCTTCTTGTTGCTGGATATCTCATTCGTACACATCTTCTCTTTATTTCCCAAGCCTATAGTGAGTTACAGACAGAGTTCGGAAAGGTCAAATCTTTGATGATTCCATCCTACATGATGGAGTTGCGAAAACTTCTGGATAGGTATCCTACGTCTGAACTGAATTCTTTCTGGTTAAAGAATCTCTTTCTAGTTGCTCTGGAACAATTAGGAGATTTTCTAGAAGAAATGCGGGGTTCTGCTTCTGGCGGCAACATGCTATGGGGTGGTGGTTCCGCTTATGGGGTTAAATCAATACGTTCTAAGAAGCCATTTTTGAATATCAATCTCATCGATCTCATAAGTATCATACCAAATCCCATCAATCGAATCACTTTTTCGAGAAATACGAGACATCTAAGTCATACAAGTAAAGAGATTTATTCAttgataagaaaaagaaaaaacgcgAACGGTGATTGGATTGATGATAAAATAGAATCCTTGGTCGCGAACAGTGATTCGATTGATGATAAAGAAAGAGAATTCTTCGTTCAGTTCTCCACCTTAACGACAGAAAAAAGGATTGATCAAATTCTATTGAGTCTGACTCATAGTGATCATTTATCAAAGAATGACTCTGGTTATCAAGTGATTGAAGAGCCGGGAGCAATTTATTTATGATACTTAGTTGACATTCATAAAAAGTATCTAATGAATTATGAGTTCAATACACCCTGTTTAGCAGAAAGACGGATATTCCTTGCTTATTATCAGACAACCACTTATTCACAAACCTCGCGTGGGGTGAATAGTTTTCATTTCCCATCTCATGGAAAACCCTTTTCGCTCCGCTTAGCCCTACCCCCCTCTAGGGGTATTTTAGTGATAGGTTCTATAGGAACTGGACGATCCTATTTGGTCAAATACCTAGCGACAAACTCCTATCTTCGCTTCATTACAGTATTTCTGAACAAGTTCCTGGATAATAAGCCTAAGGGTTTTCTTATTGATGATAGTGACGATATTGATGATAGTGACGATATTGATGATAGTAACGATATTGATGTGAGTGACGATATTGATGTGAGTGACGATATCGACCGTGACTTTGATACGGAGCTGGAGTTTCTAACTAGGATGAATGCGCTAACTATGGATATGATGCCGGAAATAGACCGATTTTATATCACCCTTCAATTCGAATTAGCAAAAGCAATGTCTCCTTGCATAATATGGATTCCAAACATTCATGATCTGGATGTGAATGAGTCGAATTACTTATCCCTCGGTCTATTAGTGAACTATCTCTCCAGGGATTGTGAAAGATGTTCCACTAGAAATATTCTTGTTATTGCTTCGACTCATATTCCCCAAAAAGTGGATCCCGCTCTAATAGCTCcgaataaattaaatacatgCATTAAGATACGAAGGCTTCTTATTCCACAACAACGAAAGCACTTTTTGACTCTTTCATATACTAGGGGATTTTACTTGGAAAAGAAAATGTTCCATACTAATGGATTCGGGTCCATAACCATGGGTTCCAATGTACGAGATCTTGTTGCACTTACCAATGAGGCCCTATCAATTAGTATTACACAGAAGAAATCCATTATAGACACTAATATAATTCGATCTGCTCTTCATAGACAAACTTGGGATTTGCGATCCCAGGTAAGATCGGTTCAGGATCATGGGATCCTTTTCTATCAGATAGGACGGGCTGTTGCACAAAATGTATTTCTAAGTAATTGCCCCATAGAtcctatatctatctatatgaAGAAGAAATCCTGTAACGAAGGGGATTCTTATTTGTACAAATGGTACTTCGAACCTGGAGCG
This region of Mercurialis annua linkage group LG1-X, ddMerAnnu1.2, whole genome shotgun sequence genomic DNA includes:
- the LOC126668255 gene encoding uncharacterized protein LOC126668255, which encodes MSNEVENTSTNNSLPDLNIPYQIPNDVPHFNIPCQPIPNYIPDLNIPFEQQHSGNESYQDNVPPEDVDPENIINDGISRKCLTNTQRNVIFQSLLAKSNNGIIKKGAISQVASQFSVNRKAVSNIWSKGKRCMENESTVDVCKNLRARSKRVVLTFDQVSSIPLRDRTTIRRMSTALSISKTTLHRRIKEGEIKAHSNSLKPFLTEDNKKVRLKFCIDMINQGTINSRPLFTDMYDHVHIDEKWFYLTKVSQKYYLHPQEIEPLRTCKSKRFITKVMFLAAVARPNVRTSDEIFSGKIGIFPFIFKEPAKPNSKNRIAGTLETKAIENVNKDVIRQCLIEKVLPGIRTKWPENRSRVIFIQQDNARPHIKPDDDKFLQEARKDGFDIQLRFQPPNSPDLNVLDLGFFRSIQSLQQEQAPTTIDEFVTVVENAFNELTSENLNSVFLTLQSCMIEVIKLKGGINYSIPHMSKERLRRAGQLPECIECDPIIVNQAIETSQE
- the LOC126665428 gene encoding photosystem II protein D1-like yields the protein MTAILERRESESLWGRFCNWITSTENRLYIGWFGVLMIPTLLTATSVFIIAFIAAPPVDIDGIREPVSGSLLYGNNIISGAIIPTSAAIGLHFYPIWEAASVDEWLYNGGPYELIVLHFLLGVACYMGREWELSFRLGMRPWIAVAYSAPVATATAVFLIYPIGQGSFSDGMPLGISGTFNFMIVFQAEHNILMHPFHMLGVAGVFGGSLFSAMHGSLVTSSLIRETTENESANEGYIFGQEEETYNIVAAHGYFGRLIFQYASFNNSRSLHFFLAAWPVVGIWFTALGISTMAFNLNGFNFNQSVVDSQGRVINTWADIINRANLGMEVMHERYAHNFPLDLAAVETPSING
- the LOC126668260 gene encoding 50S ribosomal protein L23, chloroplastic-like; the encoded protein is MAEWLKRPTHNWRILRTSILIETRTHREENRFMDGIKYAVFTDKSIRLLGKNQYTFNVESGSTRIEIKHWVKLFFGVKVIAMNSHRLPGKGRRMRPIMGHTMHYRRMIITLQPGYSIPPLRKKRA